Genomic segment of Patescibacteria group bacterium:
GCAACCGGGCACAGTGTCATGATCTCTGGACTTAAATCAGACACTAAGTATTACTACTACATAAACGCGAAAGATGAGTTTGGCAATACTGTTCGCTCTAATGAATCTAGCTTTGTTACGTTAAAAGAGACAGAGGATCCGGCAAGGAAACCTGATCTTATTATAACTAATATTAGTGTTTTCACCCACCCTGACGGTAAAAAACGATTTGCTATTGATTATAGGAATACAGGCGACGACGTTGAGGTTAAAAGTCTCACAATCCAAGTTTTAGATTTAGATACTAATGATGATTATCGGGAAGGATTTATAGTTGACAGGGTGATTCAGGGCCGCTCTTCCAGTCAATTTCAGATGTCAAAAATTATACCAGATAAGTCGAGCTATAATCTTAAAGCTATAATTGACCCATTTAACGAAATTCCAGAATTAAATGACGACAATAATTCATTAACCAAGAAAATTACTTCTCCTACTATTTCTGGCAACATCACCGGCGGCGGGCATACGGTTGACGGCCGGATCGCCAAGATCCAGTGGCGCACGGACGGCAGGTATAACTGCAGCATTGTTTTCAAGGGTCGTTCAGACATAGCTGACGATCTGCTCTATACTGGCGCAGGCATCAGTATCGTCAACGCCGGTGAGCAAACCTCTGTGGAAGTTGATTTAAACTCTTTGACTTTGTCTAACCGCGAGAGCGCTTTGGCAGTATATTACAAAGTTGTCTGCCGCGACCGCAGCGACGGCCATAAAGTGGCTGAATCTGACGTACTTAAGATCGAGTTGCCGGCGAGCACGGGCACCCCTTTGCCCGCGCCGCAACCGAGTGAGCCGGGGAGCGGATCGGTGATTCAGAACGACCCTGATTCCTCCACAAACAGCGAAGTGCAGGCTTTGCGCAAGCGTATCAAGCGGCTGGAGCTGAGGATTTCTGAGCTTGAGCGGGAAGTGGTTGAGCGCGAACGGCAGCTTACCGCACGCATCAACGCCGCGCTCACGCACCGCGTCAAAGGGGATATCTTCCTGCAGGTAGAGGAGCATGGAGAGGCGTGGTACGTGGATCCGGTCACCGAACAGCGGTTCTACCTCAAAGACGGCGAGAGCGCGTATCGCGCCCTGCAAGCGTTTGGCCTCGGTATTTCCGACGCGAACTTGAGGAAAATACCCGTGGGGCTCGAAGAGCGCGCTGAAAGAAGCGACTCTGACGGCGACGGGCTTGATGACCGCCTGGAAGAGGCGATTGGCACGGACAAAAACAAGCCCGAT
This window contains:
- a CDS encoding CARDB domain-containing protein translates to MHARHVFNAFSRISYRRVPHLMIVVAVLLIVLGGFFIGQTILAQEAKPDLTISEFFVSPANPRVGEAVTVNANIKNLGEPLTSGQGINNIFRSFQDMDLSNYPLPYIPSGDPTTSNPLDKGGTVQMRVVDGAKFSSAGRKNIYFKVDNADELAELNENNNVWQGEVVVGTADGLFESDGTYELRVGERVKINNGVTVKVKSINSSSIGYKAVLEIFDASGKLVKITDSLTVSIKPYNFDEVGVIISLSALGSRGEETIVEAKFESTSLVPLQISDIKLTDVTSNLARFTWQTNKPTDSFVYFRESDSNSPSWEGQDGLATGHSVMISGLKSDTKYYYYINAKDEFGNTVRSNESSFVTLKETEDPARKPDLIITNISVFTHPDGKKRFAIDYRNTGDDVEVKSLTIQVLDLDTNDDYREGFIVDRVIQGRSSSQFQMSKIIPDKSSYNLKAIIDPFNEIPELNDDNNSLTKKITSPTISGNITGGGHTVDGRIAKIQWRTDGRYNCSIVFKGRSDIADDLLYTGAGISIVNAGEQTSVEVDLNSLTLSNRESALAVYYKVVCRDRSDGHKVAESDVLKIELPASTGTPLPAPQPSEPGSGSVIQNDPDSSTNSEVQALRKRIKRLELRISELEREVVERERQLTARINAALTHRVKGDIFLQVEEHGEAWYVDPVTEQRFYLKDGESAYRALQAFGLGISDANLRKIPVGLEERAERSDSDGDGLDDRLEEAIGTDKNKPDTDGDGFNDGEEIKNAFNPVGTGRLAADANLANSLDGRIVLQVQNRGQAWYIHDGKRYYLKDGDLAYQIMRFLSSGITNSDLRQIGVG